From a region of the Streptacidiphilus albus JL83 genome:
- a CDS encoding HNH endonuclease → MNINSGTRCAACIKEYKRTRPKRVYKSKNADRRGYDTQWRKTVKAAIALQPYCLWCFTTGSPVNPLTGDHIVPLSKGGTNAPTNVRVLCRTCNSTRGNQ, encoded by the coding sequence ATGAACATCAACAGCGGCACACGATGTGCCGCATGCATCAAGGAATACAAGCGGACGCGCCCGAAGCGCGTCTATAAGAGCAAGAACGCCGACAGGCGTGGTTACGACACTCAATGGCGCAAGACCGTGAAAGCTGCAATCGCATTGCAGCCATACTGTCTGTGGTGTTTCACCACCGGTTCACCGGTCAATCCATTGACAGGCGATCACATCGTGCCACTGTCCAAGGGTGGCACCAATGCACCGACCAATGTTCGTGTGCTCTGTCGAACCTGCAACAGCACTCGCGGCAATCAATAG
- a CDS encoding DUF6197 family protein, whose protein sequence is MLRLEPSVYRKAAKTIQEHGLGKGAYLDDQGCYCAIGAIGDAIGVPWQTGSDDVPDGSYSRMAFSEYIYFAESHISPDSRVGGDDELHEWSDRPERTAEEVTDLFDRAAQTLEDQYTARLNPV, encoded by the coding sequence TTGCTGCGACTTGAACCGAGTGTTTACCGCAAGGCTGCAAAGACCATTCAGGAACACGGATTGGGGAAGGGGGCCTATCTAGACGACCAGGGCTGTTACTGCGCCATCGGTGCCATTGGTGATGCCATCGGCGTTCCCTGGCAGACAGGCAGCGATGACGTACCAGACGGCAGTTACTCGCGGATGGCATTCTCGGAGTACATCTATTTTGCCGAGTCGCACATCAGCCCGGATTCTCGCGTTGGTGGAGATGACGAACTGCATGAGTGGAGCGATCGGCCGGAGCGCACGGCCGAGGAAGTGACTGACTTGTTTGATCGGGCAGCACAGACCCTTGAAGACCAGTACACGGCAAGGCTGAATCCTGTTTGA